In Akkermansia muciniphila, one DNA window encodes the following:
- a CDS encoding glutamine synthetase III, with the protein MHTNPPSDVGNAATFIAEIYGQDVFNMETMRNYLPRPVYKKLLATIRKDEKLDPDIANEVAQAMMTWALEKGASHYTHWFQPLNGSTAEKHDSFVDVDPEGNLELKFSGKSLVQGEPDASSFPSGGLRATFEARGYTAWDPTSPAFIKRTENGATLCIPTAFCSYKGQALDKKTPLLRSMTAVTRQAKRLLSCFGGPDNIHVSADLGAEQEYFLVDKQLYALRPDLMMCGRTLFGNVPPKHQQMEDHYFGSIKDRVLEFMVDVDEALWKLGIPAKTRHNEVAPGQFEIAPIFESQNLAVDHNMLVMEVLRKTANKHDMVCLLHEKPFSGMNGSGKHNNWSLSAPGYGSLLNPGSSPQENAIFLTLLCATIKAVDEHADLLRASVAKSGNEHRLGAHEAPPAIISIFLGDLLDDIIEQIEKGSAKKARTQKTINIGVDTLPMFPLDASDRNRTSPFAFTGNKFEFRAVGSSQTCAWPMTVLNTIVAESLDEICTILEPVKDKPEEFHATLNKLLQNIIKKHKRILFSGDGYGEAWVEEAERRNLPNIPGTIEALAALETPKARALFEKYKVVSPVELHARHEIQTEIFHKEINIEAETALLMVETLYIPAVTEQLTQLTNAIAQMKASGIKAGIKATTDRANQIGTLLDLLPDQVRELRRAVDEADTKAIQTGMDNLRSTIDMLEGLTDANLWPVPTYAELLFL; encoded by the coding sequence ATGCATACAAACCCACCTTCCGATGTTGGCAACGCCGCAACCTTTATTGCGGAAATTTACGGTCAGGATGTCTTCAACATGGAGACCATGCGCAATTACCTGCCCCGGCCCGTTTACAAAAAACTGCTGGCTACCATCCGCAAGGACGAAAAACTGGACCCCGACATCGCCAATGAAGTGGCTCAGGCCATGATGACGTGGGCTCTGGAAAAGGGAGCCAGCCACTACACGCACTGGTTCCAGCCTCTCAATGGAAGCACGGCGGAAAAGCACGACTCTTTTGTGGACGTGGACCCGGAAGGAAATCTGGAACTCAAATTTTCCGGCAAGAGCCTGGTTCAGGGCGAACCGGACGCCTCCAGCTTCCCTTCCGGCGGTCTCCGCGCCACCTTTGAAGCACGCGGCTATACCGCATGGGACCCCACCAGCCCCGCCTTCATCAAACGGACGGAAAACGGCGCCACGCTCTGCATCCCTACCGCCTTCTGCTCTTACAAGGGACAGGCGCTGGACAAAAAAACGCCGCTCCTGAGATCCATGACTGCCGTCACCCGGCAGGCCAAGCGGCTGCTTTCCTGCTTCGGCGGTCCGGACAACATTCACGTCAGCGCCGACCTGGGGGCGGAACAGGAATACTTCCTGGTGGACAAACAGCTTTATGCCCTGCGCCCGGACCTGATGATGTGCGGACGCACCCTTTTCGGCAATGTGCCCCCCAAGCACCAGCAGATGGAAGACCACTACTTCGGCTCCATCAAGGACCGCGTGCTGGAATTCATGGTGGACGTGGACGAAGCCCTCTGGAAACTCGGCATCCCCGCCAAAACGCGCCACAATGAAGTCGCTCCTGGCCAGTTTGAAATCGCGCCCATTTTTGAAAGCCAGAACCTGGCCGTGGATCACAATATGCTGGTCATGGAGGTGCTCCGGAAAACCGCCAACAAGCATGATATGGTCTGCCTGCTGCATGAAAAGCCCTTCTCCGGCATGAACGGCTCCGGCAAGCACAACAACTGGTCCCTCTCCGCCCCCGGTTACGGGAGCCTGCTCAATCCCGGTTCCAGCCCGCAGGAAAACGCCATCTTCCTCACCCTGCTCTGCGCAACCATCAAGGCCGTGGACGAACATGCGGATCTGCTGCGCGCCTCCGTCGCCAAATCCGGCAATGAACACCGCCTGGGCGCTCATGAAGCGCCTCCGGCCATCATTTCCATCTTCCTGGGAGATTTGCTGGATGACATCATTGAGCAAATTGAGAAAGGAAGCGCTAAAAAAGCGCGCACTCAAAAGACCATCAACATCGGCGTGGACACCCTGCCCATGTTCCCCCTGGACGCCTCCGACCGGAACCGCACCAGCCCCTTCGCCTTCACGGGCAACAAATTCGAATTCCGCGCCGTAGGTTCCTCCCAAACCTGTGCATGGCCCATGACGGTGCTCAACACCATTGTAGCGGAAAGCCTGGATGAAATCTGCACCATCCTGGAACCCGTCAAGGACAAGCCCGAGGAATTCCACGCCACCCTCAACAAGCTTCTTCAAAACATCATCAAGAAGCATAAGCGCATTCTATTCAGCGGAGACGGCTACGGAGAAGCCTGGGTCGAGGAAGCGGAACGCCGCAATCTCCCCAACATCCCCGGCACCATTGAAGCTCTGGCCGCTCTGGAAACGCCCAAGGCCAGGGCGCTTTTTGAAAAATATAAAGTGGTCAGCCCCGTAGAACTCCACGCCCGCCATGAAATCCAGACGGAAATATTCCACAAGGAAATCAACATTGAAGCGGAAACGGCCCTCCTGATGGTGGAAACCCTTTACATCCCCGCCGTAACGGAACAGCTCACGCAGCTTACCAACGCCATTGCCCAGATGAAGGCATCCGGCATCAAGGCGGGAATAAAAGCCACTACGGACCGCGCCAACCAAATCGGCACGCTGCTGGACCTTCTCCCCGACCAGGTGCGGGAACTGCGCCGCGCCGTGGATGAAGCCGATACCAAGGCCATCCAGACGGGCATGGACAATTTGAGAAGCACCATTGATATGCTGGAAGGCTTGACGGACGCAAACCTTTGGCCCGTTCCCACATATGCGGAACTGCTCTTCCTGTAA
- the yidC gene encoding membrane protein insertase YidC: protein MDRTAWIIIGICAALLGLNIYMGNNKKAETATIPAPQTAAAATNAPVTGGLPGAGTSAPEQPSVNKALEEDKTAPITLVATQEVNGRQEPFITYKFNRIGGSIGTVTLHNDIVDSQKVADHNITINEAQQRGIGELVFNMDATQDPSYDNTVYKEVKRTADSVTLEGYDPARQLFISKTYTLHPVKNLEGEVLPGSKYLIRLTVSLLNKSPNVQDLRYMGIFGGSAYPIAKSEPKDTYTHFFYHADGSLEQEVPSYFTGGFFSSAKARVLEGPLQDLTYAGVMSQYYATILLPQDQSRGSTVYATRQEFPLTHEGNALVPGVTVAMGIPNLTMAPNEIKTLTYDIYTGPKFNAYLRDLNLSYPAISDIMAYGWLVFLSVPMNWLLNLFHGWFGNWGVAIICMTIVVRALIWPLHKKSYMAMKRMSLVQPEMVKLKEKYPDDPQKVNMEMMKLYQKYGINPASGCVPMLIQIPIFFAFYRVLQYSAELRGQPFCLWMTDLSLPDTVGHLFGIPINILPLIMAVTMIIQMRMTPQAGERSQRIIMNLMPVMFFLFCYNFASALALYWTTQNLISIGQTALIRRLPMPVLSPAKKKKSGFFQKMMEQQRAALEEQQRQAKGRNMRNITPKK, encoded by the coding sequence ATGGATCGCACAGCATGGATCATCATTGGCATTTGCGCCGCCCTTCTGGGCCTGAATATTTACATGGGCAACAATAAAAAGGCTGAAACCGCCACCATTCCCGCACCGCAGACGGCTGCCGCCGCAACCAATGCCCCGGTTACCGGTGGCCTCCCCGGAGCTGGGACCTCCGCCCCGGAACAGCCCTCCGTCAATAAAGCCCTTGAAGAAGACAAAACCGCTCCAATCACTCTGGTAGCCACGCAGGAAGTGAACGGCAGGCAGGAACCTTTCATCACTTACAAGTTCAACCGCATAGGAGGCTCTATCGGTACGGTTACCCTGCACAACGACATTGTGGACTCCCAAAAAGTCGCGGACCATAACATCACGATCAACGAAGCCCAGCAGCGGGGCATCGGAGAACTCGTCTTCAACATGGACGCCACCCAGGATCCTTCCTATGACAATACCGTGTATAAGGAAGTGAAACGCACGGCTGACTCCGTAACCCTGGAAGGCTATGACCCCGCACGGCAGCTTTTCATCTCCAAAACGTACACCCTGCACCCCGTCAAAAATCTGGAAGGGGAAGTACTGCCCGGCAGCAAATACCTCATTCGCCTGACTGTCTCCCTGCTCAATAAATCTCCCAATGTCCAGGATCTGCGCTATATGGGCATCTTCGGCGGGAGCGCCTACCCCATCGCCAAAAGCGAACCCAAAGATACCTACACCCATTTCTTTTACCACGCGGACGGCTCCCTGGAACAGGAAGTGCCTTCCTATTTCACGGGCGGCTTTTTCAGCAGCGCCAAGGCCCGCGTCCTGGAAGGCCCCCTTCAGGACCTGACTTATGCCGGCGTCATGAGCCAGTATTACGCCACCATTCTTCTTCCCCAGGATCAGTCCAGGGGCTCCACGGTGTACGCCACCCGCCAGGAATTCCCTCTGACGCATGAAGGCAACGCCCTGGTGCCCGGCGTCACCGTAGCCATGGGAATCCCCAATCTGACCATGGCCCCCAATGAAATCAAGACACTCACCTATGACATTTACACCGGCCCCAAATTCAACGCCTACCTGCGTGACCTGAATCTCTCCTATCCCGCCATCAGCGATATCATGGCATACGGCTGGCTCGTATTCCTGAGCGTTCCGATGAACTGGCTGCTCAACCTCTTCCACGGGTGGTTCGGCAACTGGGGCGTGGCCATCATCTGCATGACCATCGTTGTCCGCGCTCTTATCTGGCCGCTGCACAAAAAATCCTATATGGCCATGAAACGCATGTCCCTGGTTCAGCCGGAGATGGTCAAACTCAAGGAGAAATATCCGGACGACCCTCAAAAGGTGAACATGGAAATGATGAAGCTGTACCAAAAATACGGCATCAACCCGGCCAGCGGCTGCGTCCCCATGCTCATCCAGATTCCCATCTTCTTCGCCTTCTACCGAGTGCTCCAGTATTCCGCGGAACTGAGGGGCCAGCCCTTCTGCCTGTGGATGACGGATCTCTCCCTGCCTGATACCGTGGGCCACCTGTTCGGCATTCCCATCAATATTCTGCCCCTCATCATGGCCGTAACCATGATTATCCAGATGAGGATGACGCCTCAGGCGGGGGAACGCTCCCAGCGCATTATCATGAACCTGATGCCTGTGATGTTCTTCCTGTTCTGTTACAATTTCGCTTCCGCCCTGGCCCTGTACTGGACCACGCAGAATTTGATCTCCATAGGACAAACGGCCCTTATCCGCCGCCTGCCCATGCCCGTGCTTTCCCCCGCCAAAAAGAAGAAGTCGGGCTTTTTCCAAAAGATGATGGAGCAGCAGCGCGCGGCCCTGGAAGAACAGCAGCGCCAAGCTAAAGGCCGCAATATGCGCAATATAACGCCTAAAAAGTAG
- a CDS encoding amylo-alpha-1,6-glucosidase, whose product MMNTKLSAITGSVLLLSAPLQGFSATTHPDSCINRDWKKEIPLPVHPNREMVDLYHKTWEIAAGRVRKGPEGLPASPYMDENCYEDQIWIWDTCFMVLFAKYAPRSFPGVESLDNLYKPVHEKAVTPLKVHLVDNPPLFAWVEKEYFDFTGDKNRLDDLLNKKQYLQKHFNWFAQAKSGERFACSPQNIHLNSIGADGFTWTGGASGMDNTPRGRDAGGYRNVLWVDAISQQALSARCIADMEQALGNADEAKKWNIEYEALKNKINHLYWDKKEGFYYDVTISDKQPCRVKTIASYWPLLAQVASREQAQSMVRHLMNPEEFGGSYPTPSLARSDKDYHHQTGDYWRGGIWLPTTYMTIKAIEKYGYHEEADAIAEKVISQQLAAYRNIEPHTIWECYSPSGNAPSTEHGRRVRPEFCGWSALGPISLFIENVLGFKEVSAARKEVRWRLKKNKGRHGIKNLRFGGIATDIVFDGKGTVSVRSNASYSLIINDSNYSVKKGDTEIQL is encoded by the coding sequence ATGATGAACACTAAACTATCGGCAATCACAGGTTCGGTTCTCCTGCTGTCAGCCCCGTTGCAGGGATTTTCCGCGACAACCCATCCGGATTCCTGCATTAACCGGGATTGGAAAAAAGAGATTCCCCTTCCGGTGCATCCAAACCGGGAAATGGTGGATCTTTATCATAAGACATGGGAAATTGCGGCAGGCCGCGTCAGAAAAGGGCCGGAAGGCCTTCCCGCGTCCCCTTATATGGATGAGAATTGCTATGAAGATCAAATATGGATATGGGATACCTGTTTCATGGTGCTTTTCGCCAAATATGCGCCCAGGTCATTTCCCGGAGTTGAGAGTTTGGATAACCTTTACAAGCCTGTTCACGAAAAAGCCGTTACTCCGCTTAAGGTCCATTTGGTGGACAATCCCCCGTTATTTGCGTGGGTGGAGAAAGAATATTTTGACTTCACCGGTGATAAGAACCGCCTGGATGATCTCTTGAATAAGAAGCAATATCTGCAAAAGCACTTCAACTGGTTTGCCCAGGCCAAATCAGGGGAACGGTTTGCGTGTTCTCCTCAGAACATCCACTTGAATTCCATCGGCGCTGACGGATTTACCTGGACGGGGGGAGCGAGCGGAATGGATAATACTCCCCGCGGGCGTGACGCCGGCGGCTATCGTAACGTTTTATGGGTGGATGCCATTTCCCAGCAGGCGCTCAGCGCCCGCTGCATTGCCGATATGGAGCAGGCTCTGGGCAATGCGGACGAAGCTAAGAAATGGAATATTGAATATGAAGCGCTTAAGAACAAGATTAACCATCTTTACTGGGATAAGAAGGAGGGATTTTACTACGATGTAACCATCTCGGACAAACAGCCCTGCCGCGTTAAAACCATTGCATCCTACTGGCCCCTTCTGGCTCAGGTCGCCTCCAGGGAACAGGCTCAAAGCATGGTCAGGCATTTGATGAATCCCGAAGAATTCGGAGGCAGTTATCCGACTCCTTCCCTGGCCCGTTCAGATAAGGATTATCATCATCAGACCGGGGATTATTGGAGAGGGGGGATTTGGCTGCCGACGACGTATATGACCATTAAGGCTATTGAAAAGTATGGCTATCATGAAGAAGCCGACGCTATTGCCGAGAAGGTTATCAGCCAGCAGCTTGCCGCTTACAGGAACATAGAGCCGCATACCATCTGGGAGTGCTATAGCCCAAGCGGAAATGCTCCTTCCACGGAACACGGACGCCGTGTAAGACCGGAATTTTGCGGCTGGTCAGCCCTAGGGCCGATTTCCCTGTTTATTGAAAATGTGCTGGGATTCAAGGAAGTGTCCGCAGCCAGAAAAGAAGTGCGGTGGAGGTTGAAAAAAAACAAGGGCCGTCATGGGATCAAAAATTTGAGATTTGGCGGCATTGCAACCGATATTGTTTTTGATGGGAAAGGCACGGTATCGGTCAGGTCGAATGCCTCTTACTCTTTAATCATTAATGACAGTAATTATTCAGTGAAGAAAGGGGATACTGAAATTCAACTGTAA
- the rpmH gene encoding 50S ribosomal protein L34 — translation MSKRTYQPSKRCRKRQFGFRARMATKNGADIIRRRRAKGRKRLLPKGAEIQYKRHTIQHGR, via the coding sequence ATGAGCAAGAGGACTTATCAACCATCCAAGCGTTGCCGCAAGCGTCAGTTCGGATTCCGTGCACGCATGGCCACCAAGAACGGAGCGGACATCATCCGCCGCCGCCGCGCTAAAGGCCGCAAGCGCCTGCTTCCCAAGGGAGCCGAAATCCAGTACAAGCGCCACACCATCCAGCACGGCCGTTAA
- the rnpA gene encoding ribonuclease P protein component, producing the protein MRLTRQQSMTRAFQFARVRNEGPSVAGRLIVLSAAPLERPEEPSKFGIICTKKIGCAVVRNKLRRRVREILRAHGAPFENGVHLVCVLRWRAVKASYADLERDWRKAARKLKLQLLSREQDKT; encoded by the coding sequence ATGCGTCTTACTCGTCAACAAAGCATGACCAGGGCATTTCAATTTGCCCGGGTACGCAACGAGGGACCATCCGTAGCAGGTCGGCTTATTGTTTTAAGCGCGGCCCCGTTGGAGCGCCCGGAGGAACCCTCCAAATTCGGCATCATCTGTACGAAAAAAATCGGCTGCGCCGTTGTCCGCAACAAACTGCGAAGGCGCGTGAGGGAAATACTGAGGGCGCACGGGGCTCCTTTTGAAAACGGCGTACACCTGGTGTGCGTCCTCCGCTGGCGGGCCGTGAAAGCCAGCTACGCCGACCTGGAACGGGACTGGCGGAAAGCCGCCCGCAAACTCAAACTGCAACTTCTTTCCCGGGAACAAGACAAGACATGA
- a CDS encoding GDSL-type esterase/lipase family protein, whose product MNKSRIAILGDSIAYAGPWANEVENALKADKKFAGCEIVNFAVPSETVAGLSEYGHAGGRFPRPCLHERLDRVLKMYRPQLILACYGMNDGLMQAFDKARFQAYQEGNIRLKEAADAVKAEVVFITPPLFRGDSAEQAEYDAVLGKYAEWLVSKRKNGWKVIDIRPGLRKLIASEKSGNPGFRYSGDGVHPGPEGHHMIAREVIAGLVPELGLDAEVAKKENRPTPETMKKHEEARNAWLVKTKHARPEIPGYDREMARRQFPKTVSSWNGFLREEFTIGGRRAFIVFPDKPAAPGKEQLWIWRPQFFDYKPVADLELVKRGYAAVFISMEDLYGSPKAMGVMDQFYKYLVDERQFSGKPVLIGLSRGGLYALNWAEKNPLCVAGVYVDAPVCDFKSWPAGRGKGKGSPDDWNKCLRAYGFNEQQALSYQGNPVDNMRGMAKAGIPLLFISRTEDDVVPIEENTDIFAKRYARLGGPVKVVRRPGGHHPHGFDNPAHIVDFVLSVTGQPVPLRIACLGDSNTFGAGVAGANKDVLRWSHLLEQKLKKEFKQKEVDVLNCGINGRTLLTRGDLPYIKTGEYRNALNSHAQIAIIALGTNDAKPQNRKFLSEFKQNYSDIIAKLRENMPGIQIYCAIPLPSWQSPSQIDKETVETKIVPLVKQVARDNQCKTIDFFTPFQNKPELFPDGVHPDANGQVIMADIAFRELLKK is encoded by the coding sequence TTGAATAAGAGCCGGATTGCCATTCTGGGTGACAGTATTGCTTATGCGGGCCCATGGGCGAATGAGGTGGAAAACGCCTTGAAAGCCGATAAAAAGTTTGCGGGCTGCGAGATTGTCAACTTTGCCGTTCCCAGCGAGACGGTAGCCGGGTTGAGCGAGTATGGCCATGCGGGCGGCAGATTCCCCCGCCCGTGCCTGCATGAGCGCCTTGACCGGGTTCTCAAGATGTACCGCCCACAACTGATTCTGGCATGCTACGGGATGAATGACGGCCTTATGCAGGCATTTGACAAGGCGCGTTTTCAAGCGTACCAGGAAGGGAATATCCGCCTTAAAGAGGCTGCCGACGCGGTAAAAGCGGAGGTTGTCTTCATTACTCCTCCATTGTTCCGGGGAGATTCCGCTGAACAGGCTGAGTACGACGCCGTATTGGGCAAGTACGCGGAATGGCTGGTTTCTAAAAGAAAAAATGGCTGGAAGGTCATTGATATCCGTCCCGGACTTCGGAAGCTCATTGCCAGTGAGAAGTCCGGAAATCCCGGGTTCAGGTATTCCGGTGACGGCGTGCACCCCGGCCCGGAAGGGCACCACATGATTGCCCGGGAGGTTATTGCCGGGTTGGTTCCGGAGCTCGGCCTTGATGCGGAAGTCGCGAAAAAAGAGAACCGCCCGACGCCGGAGACGATGAAAAAACATGAAGAAGCCCGAAACGCATGGCTGGTCAAAACAAAACATGCACGCCCGGAGATTCCGGGGTATGATCGGGAGATGGCCAGGCGCCAATTCCCTAAAACGGTTTCCTCCTGGAACGGTTTTCTGCGGGAGGAGTTTACCATAGGAGGCCGCAGGGCATTCATCGTCTTTCCCGACAAGCCTGCTGCCCCAGGAAAAGAACAGTTGTGGATATGGCGCCCGCAATTTTTCGATTATAAGCCTGTCGCGGATCTTGAATTGGTGAAACGCGGTTACGCGGCGGTATTTATCAGCATGGAAGACCTTTACGGTTCTCCCAAGGCCATGGGGGTTATGGATCAATTTTACAAGTACCTGGTGGATGAACGCCAATTTTCCGGAAAACCGGTATTGATCGGACTGAGCCGTGGAGGCCTTTATGCGCTGAACTGGGCGGAAAAGAATCCTTTGTGCGTGGCTGGAGTTTATGTGGATGCCCCCGTCTGTGATTTCAAAAGCTGGCCGGCGGGCAGAGGCAAGGGCAAAGGTTCGCCGGATGACTGGAACAAATGCCTGCGCGCTTATGGCTTTAATGAACAGCAGGCTTTGTCCTATCAAGGTAATCCCGTGGACAATATGCGCGGCATGGCTAAAGCCGGAATTCCTTTGTTGTTCATTTCCCGGACGGAAGATGATGTAGTCCCTATTGAAGAGAATACGGATATTTTCGCCAAGCGTTACGCCAGGCTGGGAGGCCCCGTAAAAGTTGTCCGCCGTCCCGGCGGCCACCATCCGCACGGTTTTGACAACCCTGCCCATATTGTAGACTTTGTTCTTTCCGTTACCGGACAGCCTGTCCCCTTGCGCATTGCGTGCCTGGGAGACAGCAATACGTTCGGGGCGGGAGTGGCCGGAGCCAATAAGGACGTTTTACGCTGGAGCCATCTTCTGGAGCAAAAGCTGAAGAAGGAATTCAAACAGAAGGAAGTGGATGTGCTGAATTGTGGGATAAACGGGCGTACCCTTTTAACCAGGGGGGACCTTCCGTATATCAAAACAGGCGAGTACCGGAACGCGCTCAATTCTCATGCGCAGATTGCCATTATCGCTTTAGGCACCAATGACGCCAAACCGCAGAACAGGAAATTCCTGTCCGAGTTTAAGCAGAATTATTCCGACATCATCGCCAAACTGAGGGAAAACATGCCCGGCATTCAAATCTATTGCGCAATACCTCTTCCCTCATGGCAGTCTCCCAGCCAAATTGACAAGGAAACGGTGGAAACTAAGATCGTCCCTCTTGTGAAGCAGGTCGCGAGGGATAACCAATGTAAAACCATCGACTTCTTTACCCCTTTTCAGAATAAACCGGAACTTTTTCCCGATGGCGTTCATCCCGATGCCAATGGGCAGGTGATCATGGCTGATATTGCATTCCGGGAACTTCTGAAAAAATAA
- a CDS encoding D-hexose-6-phosphate mutarotase codes for MISRRTTTQGLSFLDVATPLCTASLCLQGAHLTSWKPEGHEECLFLSPNAAFAPGKAIRGGIPVCWPWFGPRKGAPSHGIARISEWRLHHQEMDKRGNVLLSLAFYPEEESYPAAILRLTLGSTLTMKLETTARTQPCKLTEAFHNYFAVGNLTKCRVHGLEDIPFREEAAQPMKHGERPLAPLGCLDRVYDIPSYSGKTILEDLMLNRAITVERNHASSVIVWNPGQQGAGNMADLGAESWNKFLCIETGNAAPRSISLAPGQTHTLYQKISVKHMEEACSPC; via the coding sequence ATGATCTCCCGGCGCACAACAACCCAGGGCCTTTCTTTCCTGGACGTGGCAACACCGCTCTGCACGGCATCCCTGTGCCTTCAGGGAGCGCACCTCACCTCATGGAAGCCGGAAGGGCATGAGGAATGCCTCTTTCTTTCTCCCAATGCAGCCTTTGCCCCCGGCAAAGCCATCCGCGGAGGAATTCCCGTCTGCTGGCCCTGGTTCGGCCCCCGGAAAGGCGCGCCGTCCCACGGCATAGCGCGCATTTCGGAATGGCGCCTCCACCACCAGGAAATGGACAAGCGCGGCAATGTCCTGCTTTCCCTCGCTTTCTATCCGGAAGAGGAATCCTATCCCGCCGCCATCCTGCGCCTTACACTGGGCAGCACGCTGACCATGAAACTGGAAACCACGGCGCGCACGCAGCCCTGCAAACTCACGGAAGCCTTCCACAACTATTTTGCCGTCGGCAACCTGACCAAATGCCGCGTTCACGGGCTGGAAGACATCCCGTTCCGGGAAGAAGCCGCCCAGCCCATGAAACACGGAGAACGCCCGCTGGCGCCGTTGGGGTGTCTGGACCGCGTTTACGACATCCCTTCCTATTCGGGAAAAACAATACTGGAAGACCTTATGTTGAACCGTGCCATCACGGTGGAGCGGAACCATGCCTCTTCCGTCATCGTCTGGAATCCCGGACAACAGGGCGCCGGCAACATGGCGGACCTGGGCGCGGAATCCTGGAATAAATTCCTGTGCATTGAAACGGGGAATGCGGCGCCCCGTTCCATTTCCCTTGCTCCCGGGCAGACCCATACCCTTTATCAGAAAATTTCCGTAAAGCATATGGAGGAAGCTTGTTCCCCTTGTTAA
- the pdxH gene encoding pyridoxamine 5'-phosphate oxidase, with protein MDLSNFREEYLKGQLHRKDLAENPFEQFQTWFEQALKADIPEPNAFSLATADAQGRPSLRTVLLKYFDRTGFVFFTNYGSHKARDIEENPQVCMMLPWVMLERQIIIYGKAVKVSRAESLKYFLTRPKESQLGAWVSHQSSVISGRKLLEMKLMELKNKFSKGEIPLPSFWGGYRIIPDTFEFWQGGPGRVHDRFMYKLQENGSWTIERLQP; from the coding sequence ATGGACCTGTCTAATTTCAGAGAAGAATACCTCAAAGGCCAGCTGCACAGAAAAGATCTGGCGGAAAATCCCTTTGAACAATTTCAAACCTGGTTTGAACAGGCCCTGAAAGCGGATATTCCGGAACCCAACGCTTTTTCCCTGGCCACGGCGGATGCGCAGGGCAGACCGTCCCTGCGCACCGTGCTGCTCAAATATTTTGACAGGACGGGCTTTGTTTTCTTCACCAACTACGGCAGCCACAAGGCCCGTGACATTGAAGAAAATCCGCAGGTCTGCATGATGCTTCCCTGGGTCATGCTGGAACGCCAGATCATCATTTACGGAAAAGCCGTTAAAGTTTCCCGCGCGGAATCCCTGAAATATTTCCTCACCCGCCCCAAGGAATCCCAGCTTGGAGCGTGGGTTTCACACCAGAGCTCCGTCATCTCCGGGAGAAAACTGTTGGAAATGAAGCTGATGGAGCTGAAAAACAAATTCTCCAAGGGGGAAATTCCCCTGCCCTCCTTCTGGGGCGGCTACCGAATCATCCCGGACACCTTTGAATTCTGGCAGGGCGGCCCCGGCCGCGTGCATGACCGTTTCATGTACAAACTTCAGGAAAACGGTTCCTGGACCATTGAACGCCTTCAGCCATGA
- the yidD gene encoding membrane protein insertion efficiency factor YidD has product MMKWLLITLVKGYQTFISAPLHALGGPGSGCRYTPTCSQYFIQAVRIHGAWRGFLLGTWRILRCNPWGGSGYDPVPPARPPR; this is encoded by the coding sequence ATGATGAAATGGCTGCTCATCACCCTTGTGAAGGGGTACCAAACCTTCATCAGCGCTCCCCTGCATGCCCTGGGGGGGCCCGGGAGCGGCTGCCGCTATACGCCCACCTGTTCCCAGTACTTCATCCAGGCCGTCCGCATCCACGGCGCCTGGCGCGGCTTTCTTCTTGGCACATGGCGTATTTTAAGATGCAACCCGTGGGGCGGATCAGGTTATGATCCTGTGCCCCCGGCGCGTCCCCCACGCTGA